The Coffea eugenioides isolate CCC68of chromosome 8, Ceug_1.0, whole genome shotgun sequence genome has a segment encoding these proteins:
- the LOC113780515 gene encoding copal-8-ol diphosphate hydratase, chloroplastic-like: MGNGVIAGKDCSHTSLVRETDHVASEALKKAIAYIRRILSTVEDGRISISPYDTAWVSLIENIDGSGTPQFPSSLEWIAQNQLSDGSWGDALFSVCDRLLNTLACVIALRSWNNHPDKSEKGTRFFKENLSKLGKEDLDSMTCGFEVVFPPLVERARSLGIEIPHDAPFLREIFRLRSLKFARIPKDLMHEIPTPILYNLEGLEDLNWEKLLKLQTEEGSFLTSPSSTAFALMQTKDNNCLKYLNVIITKFNGGAPTVYPIDVFSRLWAVDRLQRLGISRFFKLEIKDCLDYVYRYWTENGVFSGRNARVYDLDDTSMGFRLLRLLGYNVNPDVFKHFRKQGKFVCLGGELNESPTTILNLYKASQVQFPSENILDEAKRFSYNFLKERVANNKFVDKWVISKDIPGEITYGIGIPWYANLPRVEARFYVEHYSGADDVWVGKTLYRVAEISNNIYLELAKLDYNECQAQHQLEWINMQQWWAESNLPEFGISIENLLDAYFLAAASLYEPERSIERLAWAKSTVIAQSLTIYFDEVATSTEQRNRFIAAFKGNSFSSLDKIDRMGERLLRNIQKFIHHLSVQTFQGLERDLTQQLNDAWEAWLTTALNMKMGEYPNEATLIVQILNLSTGRIMCSKEMLYNDDYKHLSHLTDKVCNQLRQHQKNQKEIHMVFPEMNGGSHGCIRSTEIEADMQEIVRLVLQSPPENVCQMVKQTFLTVAKAFYYMAHCSKETRSSHISKVLFERLL, encoded by the exons ATGGGTAATGGGGTCATTGCCGGAAAGG ACTGTAGCCATACCTCACTAGTAAGAGAGACCGATCATGTAGCAAGTGAAGCTCTAAAG AAGGCGATTGCTTATATTAGAAGGATCCTAAGCACCGTTGAAGATGGAAGAATAAGTATCTCACCTTATGACACAGCATGGGTTTCTcttattgaaaatattgatGGAAGTGGCACTCCTCAATTTCCATCCTCCCTTGAGTGGATTGCACAAAATCAACTCTCTGATGGTTCTTGGGGTGATGCACTATTTTCTGTGTGTGATCGACTATTGAATACTCTAGCTTGTGTAATTGCATTGAGATCATGGAATAATCATCCAGACAAGAGTGAAAAGG GAACGAGATTTTTCAAGGAGAACTTATCCAAACTGGGAAAGGAAGATTTAGATAGCATGACTTGTGGATTTGAAGTTGTATTTCCTCCTCTTGTTGAAAGAGCTCGTAGTTTGGGCATTGAGATTCCCCATGATGCTCCATTTCTAAGAGAGATCTTTCGTTTGAGATCTTTAAAATTTGCAAG GATTCCAAAGGACCTAATGCATGAAATACCAACTCCAATACTTTACAATTTGGAAGGATTAGAAGACCTAAATTGGGAAAAGCTGTTGAAGCTACAAACAGAAGAAGGATCATTCTTGACTTCTCCATCTTCAACTGCCTTTGCACTTATGCAGACCAAAGATAACAACTGTTTGAAGTATCTCAACGTTATTATCACAAAATTCAATGGTGGAG CACCTACCGTCTATCCGATTGATGTGTTCTCACGACTTTGGGCCGTTGATCGCTTGCAACGCCTTGGAATTTCTCGTTTCTTCAAGCTGGAGATTAAGGACTGTCTGGACTATGTATACAG aTATTGGACTGAAAATGGAGTATTTAGTGGAAGAAATGCAAGAGTTTATGATTTGGATGACACCTCTATGGGTTTCAGGCTTCTAAGGTTATTGGGCTACAATGTCAACCCTG ATGTTTTTAAGCACTTCAGGAAACAAGGCAAGTTCGTTTGCCTTGGCGGTGAGCTTAATGAATCTCCAACGACGATCCTAAATCTCTATAAGGCTTCTCAAGTTCAATTTCCTAGTGAGAATATACTTGACGAAGCCAAAAGATTCTCCTACAACTTTTTGAAGGAAAGGGTAGCAAATAACAAATTTGTAGATAAGTGGGTTATTTCCAAGGACATTCCTGGCGAG ATAACTTATGGAATTGGAATACCATGGTATGCTAACTTACCTCGGGTTGAAGCCAGGTTCTATGTAGAGCATTATAGTGGTGCTGATGATGTTTGGGTTGGCAAAACATTATACAG GGTGGCCGAAATTAGCAACAATATTTATCTGGAGCTTGCCAAACTAGATTACAACGAGTGTCAGGCTCAGCATCAACTTGAGTGGATCAACATGCAGCA GTGGTGGGCAGAAAGCAACCTTCCCGAATTCGGGATCAGTATAGAGAACCTTTTGGATGCCTATTTTCTAGCTGCTGCAAGCTTATATGAGCCAGAAAGGTCAATAGAGAGACTGGCATGGGCTAAATCTACGGTAATTGCTCAGTCTCTGACAATATATTTTGATGAAGTCGCTACATCAACAGAACAGAGGAATCGATTCATTGCAGCTTTCAAAGGCAATTCTTTTAGCTCTCTTGACAAGATAGACAG GATGGGAGAGAGACTACTTCGAAACATTCAAAAGTTCATTCACCATCTCTCAGTTCAGACATTTCAAGGGCTGGAGAGGGATCTAACTCAGCAATTGAATGATGCG TGGGAGGCGTGGTTGACAACAGCATTGAATATGAAAATGGGTGAATACCCAAATGAGGCAACATTGATAGTGCAGATTCTGAACCTGTCCACTGGAAGGATAATGTGTTCAAAGGAGATGCTGTACAATGACGACTACAAGCATTTGTCACACCTCACGGATAAAGTTTGTAATCAGCTTCGCCAAcatcagaaaaatcaaaag GAAATTCATATGGTGTTCCCAGAGATGAATGGCGGTTCACACGGTTGTATCAGATCCACAGAGATTGAAGCTGACATGCAAGAAATTGTTCGATTGGTGCTTCAAAGCCCCCCTGAGAACGTATGCCAAATGGTCAAGCAAACATTTCTGACAGTTGCAAAAGCATTCTACTACATGGCCCATTGTTCCAAGGAAACTAGGAGCAGCCACATATCTAAAGTGCTATTTGAACGACTTTTGTAA